The Bacillus sp. Y1 genome has a window encoding:
- a CDS encoding prephenate dehydrogenase has protein sequence MKGRVLVIGLGLIGGSLALCIKKRHPEATLIGFDINLEQCRLGKMLGVIDEICVNLEEEAVNADLILISTPVIETEKMIEKLCELPLKQDVIISDAGSTKEAIVLKARCLKEKNITFIGGHPMAGSHKSGVAAAKEILFENAFYLFTPEPHISHDMVDLLKSWLEGTRAKFITISPEEHDYLTGVISHFPHVIAASLVHQAEQTSRDHQLITRLAAGGFRDITRIASSSPAMWKDISLHNKKVLLSLLDRWKDEMDKFSKILSDNNEEQLFDYFAEAKNFRDDLPSKEKGAIPAFYDLFVDVPDYPGVISEITGYLAKERISITNIRILETREDINGVLVISFQTEADMAKAEECIQRYTNYGTSTGL, from the coding sequence TTGAAAGGGCGTGTGCTAGTCATTGGACTAGGGCTAATTGGGGGGTCATTAGCTCTTTGCATAAAGAAAAGACACCCAGAGGCTACACTAATAGGTTTCGATATAAATTTAGAACAATGCCGTCTTGGTAAGATGCTTGGCGTAATAGATGAGATTTGTGTCAATCTAGAAGAAGAAGCAGTGAACGCAGATCTAATTCTTATTTCAACACCTGTTATAGAAACAGAAAAAATGATCGAGAAGCTTTGTGAACTTCCGCTAAAACAAGATGTCATCATTAGTGATGCTGGAAGTACAAAAGAAGCAATTGTTTTAAAAGCTCGGTGTTTAAAGGAGAAAAACATTACGTTTATTGGTGGGCACCCGATGGCCGGCTCACACAAAAGTGGGGTTGCTGCAGCCAAGGAAATCCTATTTGAAAATGCTTTTTACTTATTTACACCGGAGCCACATATCTCACATGATATGGTGGATTTATTAAAGAGTTGGCTTGAAGGAACTAGAGCGAAATTTATTACTATATCACCTGAAGAACATGATTACTTAACGGGTGTTATTAGTCATTTTCCACATGTTATTGCGGCTTCTCTCGTACACCAAGCTGAGCAAACAAGTAGAGACCATCAGCTTATTACAAGGTTGGCTGCGGGTGGTTTTAGAGATATTACTAGAATTGCCTCAAGCAGCCCAGCGATGTGGAAGGATATTTCCCTTCATAACAAGAAGGTACTTCTATCTTTGTTAGATCGTTGGAAAGATGAAATGGATAAATTCTCAAAAATATTATCGGATAATAATGAGGAACAGCTGTTTGATTATTTTGCCGAAGCCAAAAATTTTCGGGATGATCTTCCTAGTAAGGAAAAGGGTGCTATTCCTGCATTTTACGATCTATTTGTTGATGTTCCGGATTACCCAGGTGTTATCTCGGAAATTACAGGTTATTTAGCAAAAGAGCGTATTTCTATTACCAATATCCGTATTTTAGAAACTAGAGAAGATATAAACGGAGTACTTGTTATCAGTTTTCAAACAGAGGCCGATATGGCGAAAGCCGAGGAATGCATACAGCGTTATACCAATTATGGCACCTCAACCGGCCTATAG
- the hisC gene encoding histidinol-phosphate transaminase, producing MRWKDQIKSLAPYQPGKSKDEVKRQYGLEEIIKLASNENPFGCSKKVSEVMSKETGYFALYPDGYATNLRECVAEHVGVTKDQLIFGNGSDELILIIARALLRPGYNTVMATPTFPQYKHNAIIEGAETREIPLVDGHHDLDQMLAAIDEKTNVVWVCSPNNPTGTYIPKEKLESFLARVPKETLVVLDEAYYEYVVADDYYNSVELVEQYSNLIVLRTFSKIYGLASLRVGYGFASKEIIRALEPVREPFNVNSFAQLAAIEALGDQEYVENCRTLNHQGLEQFYKFCEQHNLSYMPSQGNFILIDFKTDGNEVFQFLLERGYIVRSGNALGFPTSVRVTVGSKEQNAGIIEKMSQYVKVKAH from the coding sequence ATGAGATGGAAGGATCAAATAAAGTCGTTAGCCCCTTATCAACCGGGGAAATCAAAGGATGAAGTAAAAAGGCAGTATGGGTTGGAAGAAATCATTAAATTAGCATCCAATGAAAACCCTTTTGGCTGTTCAAAAAAAGTGAGTGAAGTAATGTCTAAAGAGACAGGCTATTTCGCTCTTTATCCGGATGGCTATGCCACTAACTTACGCGAGTGTGTAGCAGAGCATGTGGGAGTGACAAAAGATCAATTAATCTTTGGAAACGGTTCAGATGAATTGATTCTAATTATTGCCCGTGCCCTTCTACGACCAGGCTATAATACTGTAATGGCTACGCCAACCTTCCCGCAGTATAAGCACAATGCCATTATTGAAGGTGCAGAAACTCGCGAGATTCCTTTGGTAGATGGTCACCATGATTTAGATCAAATGCTTGCAGCGATTGATGAGAAAACAAATGTTGTTTGGGTGTGTAGTCCGAATAATCCAACAGGTACATATATTCCAAAAGAAAAGTTGGAAAGTTTTCTTGCTAGAGTTCCAAAAGAAACACTTGTTGTATTAGACGAAGCCTACTACGAGTATGTGGTAGCGGATGATTACTATAATTCTGTGGAACTGGTAGAGCAGTATTCAAACTTGATTGTTCTTAGAACCTTCTCAAAAATATATGGGTTAGCCAGCTTGCGCGTGGGATATGGATTTGCCTCCAAAGAAATAATTCGTGCGCTGGAGCCGGTGAGAGAGCCATTTAATGTGAATAGCTTCGCACAATTAGCGGCTATTGAAGCTTTAGGTGATCAAGAGTATGTGGAAAACTGTCGTACCTTAAACCATCAAGGATTAGAACAGTTTTACAAGTTCTGTGAGCAGCATAATCTTTCTTATATGCCTTCCCAAGGGAATTTTATCTTAATAGATTTTAAGACTGATGGCAATGAAGTGTTCCAGTTCTTATTAGAGAGAGGGTATATCGTTCGGTCAGGAAATGCGCTTGGTTTTCCGACATCGGTCCGAGTTACGGTTGGCTCGAAGGAACAAAATGCTGGCATTATTGAAAAAATGTCACAATACGTGAAAGTAAAAGCACATTAA
- the aroH gene encoding chorismate mutase, with protein MIRGVRGAITVQENKEEEIIASTKRLLEEMIQANRISPDSVASVFISVTDDVTATFPAKAMRQLEGWTYVPVMCMKEISVPTGIKLCIRVMMHVNTEVAQTDIEHVYLEEAVLLRPDLKK; from the coding sequence ATGATTAGAGGAGTTAGAGGTGCTATTACGGTACAAGAAAATAAAGAAGAAGAAATTATAGCATCCACCAAAAGACTGCTCGAAGAAATGATTCAAGCTAATCGAATCTCTCCAGATTCAGTCGCATCCGTATTTATTTCTGTAACTGATGATGTTACTGCTACATTTCCAGCTAAAGCTATGCGTCAATTAGAGGGTTGGACATATGTTCCTGTTATGTGTATGAAGGAAATCTCTGTTCCGACTGGAATTAAATTATGTATTAGGGTCATGATGCACGTAAATACTGAAGTAGCACAAACGGATATTGAACATGTTTATTTGGAGGAAGCAGTTCTTTTACGACCGGATTTAAAGAAATAG
- the aroB gene encoding 3-dehydroquinate synthase: METIQIHTTSKEYPVILGAEAVTAIAPFLKEHLSNVTKIMIITDSNVGDRYLNQVKQQLGEYEVVTHLVPNGEKAKTFDVFYDCLTAALQEKLDRKSLFIALGGGAIGDLCGFVAASFMRGVPFIQLPTTILAHDSAVGGKVAINHPLGKNMIGAFYQPEAVIYDIDFLQSLPAMERRSGFAEVMKHALIDDLHFYQWLLTDVENLQTITTEQLQECLSKGIKVKESVVSKDEKELGIRAFLNFGHTLGHAIEAEAGYGSISHGEAVVIGMVFALRLSKKLLHLQFDLQEFLNWLHKLGYSTKVPSGLYEEKLIDRMKQDKKTIGQVIQFVLLEEVGKPALYKIDEIVLFEELKQFMKEESR; the protein is encoded by the coding sequence ATGGAGACGATTCAAATCCATACCACTTCTAAGGAGTATCCTGTAATTTTAGGGGCTGAGGCAGTAACAGCCATAGCCCCTTTTTTAAAGGAACATCTATCAAATGTTACCAAAATCATGATTATAACGGACAGTAATGTTGGTGATCGGTATTTAAATCAAGTAAAACAGCAATTAGGTGAATACGAGGTGGTCACGCATCTTGTTCCTAATGGAGAAAAAGCAAAGACTTTTGACGTTTTTTATGATTGTTTAACGGCTGCATTACAGGAGAAACTCGACCGTAAATCATTGTTTATCGCGCTTGGTGGAGGGGCGATTGGTGATTTATGTGGGTTTGTTGCTGCTTCTTTTATGAGAGGTGTCCCTTTTATTCAGCTACCTACTACCATTCTGGCACACGATAGTGCAGTTGGCGGAAAGGTTGCAATCAATCATCCCCTCGGTAAAAACATGATAGGTGCATTCTATCAACCTGAAGCTGTTATATACGATATTGATTTTCTACAAAGTCTTCCAGCGATGGAACGTCGTTCAGGCTTTGCAGAAGTAATGAAGCATGCTCTAATTGATGATCTTCATTTTTATCAATGGCTGTTAACAGATGTAGAAAATCTTCAAACGATAACTACCGAGCAATTACAAGAGTGTTTATCAAAGGGAATAAAGGTAAAAGAATCTGTTGTTTCAAAAGATGAAAAAGAGCTTGGTATACGAGCATTTCTGAATTTTGGGCATACACTTGGTCATGCTATTGAAGCGGAAGCAGGGTACGGCTCCATATCACATGGAGAAGCAGTTGTAATCGGGATGGTATTCGCATTACGGTTAAGTAAAAAACTTTTACATTTACAGTTTGATCTCCAAGAGTTTCTCAATTGGCTACATAAACTTGGTTATTCAACAAAAGTTCCCTCTGGTCTATATGAAGAAAAGTTAATCGATCGAATGAAGCAGGATAAGAAGACCATTGGACAAGTGATACAATTTGTATTATTAGAGGAAGTTGGGAAACCAGCCCTTTATAAAATCGACGAAATTGTCCTTTTTGAAGAACTAAAACAATTTATGAAGGAGGAGAGCCGATGA
- the aroC gene encoding chorismate synthase, whose amino-acid sequence MRYLTAGESHGPQLTTIIEGLPAGMPLLAEDIDKELARRQKGHGRGRRMQIEKDTVHITSGVRHGLTLASPVALVVQNDDWKHWTKIMGAEPTDDEEVKRVITRPRPGHADLNGALKYGHRDMRNVLERSSARETTVRVAAGAVAKKLLSLLGIKVASHVVEIGGIKSEVNVYDSIESLAEITENSPVRCLDPVAEKQMMQAIDDAKANGDSIGGIVEVVVEGMPPGVGSYVHYDRKLDSKLAAAIVSINAFKGVEFGIGFEAARKPGSEVHDEIEWSEGEGFHRSTNRLGGLEGGMSTGMPIVIRGVMKPIPTLYKPLQSVDIDSKESFTASIERSDSCAVPAAAVVAENVIAWELATAITNQFYADRLDTLIKSIEDQRAYAREF is encoded by the coding sequence ATGAGATATTTAACAGCAGGAGAGTCACACGGTCCACAATTAACAACAATTATTGAAGGTTTACCAGCAGGGATGCCGCTTCTTGCAGAGGACATTGACAAAGAATTAGCAAGAAGACAAAAAGGGCATGGCCGCGGTAGAAGAATGCAAATTGAAAAGGATACTGTACATATTACAAGCGGTGTCAGACATGGGTTAACACTTGCATCACCTGTAGCACTCGTTGTACAAAACGACGACTGGAAGCATTGGACAAAGATTATGGGTGCAGAACCTACAGATGATGAAGAAGTTAAGCGTGTTATAACTCGTCCACGTCCAGGACATGCCGATTTAAACGGCGCACTTAAATATGGACATAGAGATATGCGTAACGTTCTTGAAAGATCCTCTGCTCGAGAAACAACGGTAAGAGTGGCAGCTGGAGCAGTTGCAAAAAAACTTTTATCTTTACTAGGAATTAAGGTTGCTTCTCATGTGGTTGAGATTGGTGGGATCAAATCAGAGGTAAATGTATATGACTCCATTGAGAGTTTGGCGGAGATTACCGAGAATTCCCCAGTAAGATGTCTAGATCCTGTGGCTGAAAAGCAAATGATGCAGGCAATCGATGATGCAAAAGCGAACGGTGATTCTATTGGAGGAATCGTCGAAGTTGTTGTTGAGGGAATGCCTCCTGGTGTAGGGAGCTATGTTCACTATGACAGAAAGCTCGATTCTAAGCTAGCCGCTGCTATCGTGAGTATTAACGCCTTTAAGGGTGTTGAGTTCGGGATTGGATTTGAAGCAGCTAGGAAGCCTGGTAGCGAAGTTCATGATGAGATTGAGTGGAGTGAAGGAGAAGGTTTCCATCGCAGCACAAATCGTCTTGGTGGCCTTGAAGGTGGAATGTCGACGGGAATGCCAATCGTTATTCGTGGAGTAATGAAGCCTATTCCAACACTTTACAAGCCATTACAAAGTGTTGATATTGATTCTAAAGAATCTTTTACTGCAAGTATTGAGAGATCAGATAGCTGTGCAGTACCTGCTGCCGCAGTCGTTGCTGAAAATGTAATTGCTTGGGAGCTTGCTACAGCAATAACTAATCAATTCTACGCCGATCGTCTAGATACATTAATTAAATCTATTGAAGATCAAAGAGCATATGCGAGGGAGTTTTAA
- a CDS encoding CheR family methyltransferase: MLGNDYEQFIINIKKKTGIDLSLYKEAQMKRRLISLYEKKGFRSFQDFYTAISQDKLLLNEFLDRMTINVSEFYRNGKRWEVLETKILPKLLEKNKRLKVWSAACSTGEEPYTIAMILSNFMPLSQIQVLATDIDDNVIERAKIGMYPERSLNEVPSEMKKKFFTQDGSFFKISDDIKKTVTFKKQNLLADPFSGPFDLIVCRNVLIYFTEEAKDVLYYKFSEALRQDGIFFVGSTEQIFNPSLYGLETEDTFFYRKR; encoded by the coding sequence ATGCTGGGAAATGATTATGAACAATTTATTATAAACATTAAGAAAAAGACCGGGATTGATTTGTCGTTATATAAAGAAGCACAAATGAAAAGACGCTTAATTTCTCTTTATGAAAAAAAGGGGTTTCGCTCATTTCAGGACTTTTACACAGCAATAAGTCAGGATAAGCTATTATTAAATGAGTTTCTTGATCGTATGACGATCAATGTGTCGGAATTTTATCGAAATGGGAAACGATGGGAAGTATTAGAAACAAAAATTCTTCCTAAACTATTAGAGAAGAATAAGCGTCTGAAGGTGTGGAGCGCTGCTTGTTCAACAGGTGAGGAACCATATACAATTGCAATGATCCTTTCGAACTTTATGCCACTTTCGCAGATTCAAGTTTTAGCTACTGATATTGATGATAATGTAATAGAAAGAGCAAAGATTGGCATGTATCCGGAACGTTCTTTGAATGAAGTGCCTTCCGAAATGAAAAAGAAATTTTTCACACAGGATGGAAGCTTCTTTAAGATTTCTGACGATATTAAAAAGACGGTAACATTCAAAAAGCAGAATTTACTCGCTGATCCATTTAGTGGGCCTTTTGACTTGATTGTGTGTAGAAACGTTTTGATTTATTTTACTGAAGAAGCTAAAGATGTATTATACTATAAGTTCAGTGAGGCATTGAGACAGGATGGAATTTTCTTTGTTGGCAGTACCGAGCAAATCTTTAATCCATCTTTATATGGGCTGGAAACGGAAGACACTTTTTTTTATCGTAAAAGATAG
- the ndk gene encoding nucleoside-diphosphate kinase translates to MEKTFLMVKPDGVQRNLIGEIVGRFERKGFQLVGAKLMLISNELAEQHYGEHKERPFFGELVDFITSGPVFAMVWEGENVIATARQMMGATNPKDSQPGTIRGDFAVIVGKNIIHGSDSAASAEREIALFFKEEELLSYSKLLNNWAY, encoded by the coding sequence ATGGAGAAAACATTTTTAATGGTTAAACCAGATGGGGTCCAACGTAATTTGATTGGTGAAATAGTTGGACGTTTTGAGAGGAAGGGCTTTCAATTAGTTGGTGCAAAGTTAATGCTTATTTCTAATGAGTTGGCTGAACAGCATTACGGTGAACATAAGGAACGCCCTTTCTTCGGTGAGTTGGTAGATTTTATCACTTCAGGTCCTGTTTTCGCAATGGTTTGGGAAGGGGAAAATGTAATTGCTACCGCACGCCAAATGATGGGAGCAACAAATCCAAAGGATTCTCAACCAGGAACGATCCGTGGGGACTTTGCCGTGATTGTTGGGAAAAATATTATACATGGATCAGATTCTGCTGCAAGCGCTGAAAGAGAAATCGCTTTATTCTTTAAAGAAGAGGAACTTCTTTCATATAGCAAGCTTTTAAACAATTGGGCTTATTAA
- the hepT gene encoding heptaprenyl diphosphate synthase component II gives MKLKMMYSFLNSDINIIEKTLEDTVEAESPLLRQASLHLLQAGGKRIRPVFVLLSGKFGDYDIHEMKNVAVALELIHMASLVHDDVIDDAELRRGQPTIKAKWDNRIAMYTGDYIFARSLELMTNIKNPIAHQILSETIVELCVGEIEQIKFKYDYNQSLRDYLLRIKRKTALLIAASCQLGAVAANVDQEIHKKLYQFGYYVGMSFQITDDVLDFTGTEDQLGKPAGGDLLQGNITLPVLFAMEDESLRKKITAVHEHTSLAEIDEIITAIKNSGAIERSLSISDRYLHKAIDVLNQLPNNRAKKTLRDIAVYIGKRKF, from the coding sequence ATGAAGCTGAAAATGATGTATTCATTTTTAAACTCAGATATTAATATAATTGAGAAAACACTAGAGGATACGGTGGAGGCTGAGTCACCTCTTCTTCGTCAAGCATCTCTACACTTGTTGCAGGCAGGGGGGAAGAGAATTCGCCCTGTTTTTGTTTTGCTTTCAGGAAAGTTTGGCGACTATGATATACATGAGATGAAGAACGTGGCAGTAGCGCTTGAACTTATCCATATGGCTTCACTTGTTCATGATGATGTCATTGACGATGCAGAACTTAGACGTGGCCAGCCAACAATTAAAGCGAAATGGGATAACCGGATTGCGATGTATACAGGCGACTATATTTTTGCCAGATCGCTAGAATTAATGACAAATATTAAAAACCCAATAGCACATCAAATTCTCTCTGAAACAATTGTTGAGCTATGTGTTGGGGAAATTGAGCAAATTAAATTTAAATATGACTATAATCAATCGCTTCGTGACTATCTGCTTCGAATTAAGCGGAAAACAGCTTTATTGATTGCAGCCAGCTGCCAATTAGGGGCGGTGGCAGCAAACGTGGATCAGGAGATTCACAAGAAGCTATATCAGTTTGGATATTATGTAGGTATGTCCTTTCAAATCACAGATGACGTGCTAGATTTTACGGGTACGGAAGACCAATTAGGTAAACCAGCTGGTGGTGACTTATTGCAAGGAAATATCACACTACCTGTATTGTTTGCGATGGAGGATGAATCTTTACGTAAAAAAATTACCGCTGTTCATGAACATACTTCATTAGCGGAAATTGATGAGATTATCACTGCAATAAAGAATTCTGGTGCCATTGAGCGTTCGCTTTCTATTAGTGATCGGTACCTACACAAGGCAATTGATGTATTAAATCAATTACCGAATAACCGCGCTAAAAAGACGCTTAGAGATATAGCAGTGTACATAGGAAAACGAAAATTTTAA
- the menG gene encoding demethylmenaquinone methyltransferase has product MHQSKEERVHNVFEKISDNYDKMNSVISFKLHTKWREDTMKRMNVQKGKKALDVCCGTADWTIALAEAVGPTGEVVGLDFSQNMLNVGKQKVTEANLNQVTLIHGNAMELPFPDHSFDYVTIGFGLRNVPDYLQVLKEMNRILKPGGIAVCLETSQPTLIGYRQLYYFYFRFIMPLFGRVFAKSYREYSWLQESARDFPGVKELAGLFKQAGFKDVTYKPYSGGAAAVHFGHK; this is encoded by the coding sequence ATGCATCAGTCGAAAGAAGAACGAGTTCATAACGTTTTTGAAAAGATCTCTGATAACTACGATAAAATGAATTCTGTTATTAGTTTTAAACTCCATACTAAATGGAGAGAAGATACGATGAAAAGGATGAATGTACAAAAAGGAAAAAAGGCACTAGATGTTTGTTGTGGAACGGCCGATTGGACCATCGCTCTTGCAGAGGCTGTAGGACCTACTGGAGAAGTGGTAGGACTAGACTTTAGTCAAAATATGCTTAATGTGGGAAAACAAAAAGTTACTGAGGCCAATCTCAACCAAGTAACGCTTATCCATGGTAATGCCATGGAGCTTCCGTTTCCTGACCATTCATTTGATTATGTTACCATTGGATTTGGGTTAAGAAATGTACCAGACTATCTTCAAGTACTAAAAGAAATGAATCGAATTTTAAAGCCGGGCGGAATTGCAGTATGTCTTGAAACATCACAACCAACATTGATAGGCTATCGACAGTTATACTATTTTTATTTTCGATTTATTATGCCATTGTTTGGTAGGGTGTTTGCAAAAAGCTATAGAGAATATTCCTGGTTACAAGAATCAGCTAGAGATTTTCCAGGCGTAAAAGAACTCGCTGGTTTATTCAAACAAGCTGGTTTTAAGGACGTCACATATAAGCCATACAGTGGCGGGGCAGCTGCTGTTCATTTTGGTCATAAATAA
- a CDS encoding heptaprenyl diphosphate synthase component 1: MGDFQRKIADVKEKVEERLLHPYMFQYINTPVLDEDKLLLLISILDQCKLSNKELENYSITTMLLQVALDTHEQVTNTRANNEVLKQRQLTVLAGVYYSGLYYKLLADCNDVHAIRMLAQGIKTINDKKIIVYQKDFSEIDTLMNNVKLIESSLIDQFTEYFRLDGWNDIVENLLFIKRLSKEKEDFVQKKSSIVFDALHTLIFPKHNGSLKDLSFEQQNYLILICDRYIEFSKQLLEKAKKGLPRINELLDSRIISIINQKTMAKTFVEEG; the protein is encoded by the coding sequence GTGGGAGACTTTCAAAGAAAAATAGCCGATGTGAAGGAAAAAGTAGAGGAAAGGCTCCTTCACCCCTATATGTTCCAATATATAAATACACCAGTGTTAGACGAAGATAAGCTTTTGTTGCTTATTTCGATTTTGGATCAATGTAAGTTATCTAATAAAGAGTTGGAGAATTATTCTATAACGACCATGTTGCTTCAAGTAGCCCTTGACACTCATGAACAAGTAACCAACACTCGTGCGAATAATGAGGTATTAAAGCAGCGGCAATTAACGGTATTAGCTGGTGTTTATTATAGTGGATTATATTATAAACTGCTCGCAGATTGTAATGATGTGCATGCCATTCGAATGCTAGCTCAAGGAATAAAAACAATCAATGATAAAAAAATAATTGTATATCAAAAAGACTTTTCAGAAATTGATACATTGATGAATAATGTGAAGTTGATTGAATCATCTCTCATTGATCAATTTACCGAGTATTTTCGTTTAGATGGATGGAATGACATTGTTGAAAATTTATTATTTATAAAGCGCCTTAGTAAGGAAAAGGAAGACTTTGTACAAAAGAAATCTTCGATTGTATTTGACGCTCTTCATACTCTTATTTTTCCAAAACATAACGGTTCACTTAAAGACCTGTCTTTTGAGCAACAAAACTATTTAATATTAATTTGTGACCGATATATAGAGTTTTCTAAGCAATTATTAGAAAAGGCTAAAAAAGGGCTTCCTCGAATAAATGAGCTGTTAGATTCTCGAATCATATCCATTATAAACCAAAAAACGATGGCAAAAACATTTGTGGAAGAAGGGTAA
- the mtrB gene encoding trp RNA-binding attenuation protein MtrB — MDQKNSLTSDYIVIKAIEDGVNVIGLTRGTDTKFHHSEKLDKGEVMIAQFTEHTSAIKIRGNAKIITSYGEIESETKGK; from the coding sequence ATGGACCAAAAAAATTCGTTAACAAGTGATTATATCGTTATAAAAGCAATAGAAGATGGTGTCAATGTAATCGGTTTAACAAGAGGCACTGATACAAAATTTCATCACTCAGAGAAACTGGATAAAGGCGAAGTGATGATTGCTCAGTTTACTGAACACACATCAGCTATTAAAATTCGAGGAAATGCTAAAATTATTACCTCTTATGGAGAGATTGAGAGCGAAACAAAAGGGAAATAA
- the folE gene encoding GTP cyclohydrolase I FolE — translation MSEVNRTQIEEAVRLILEAVGEDPNREGVLDTPKRVAKMYEEVFSGLNQDPKEYFETVFSEDHEEIVLVKDIPFYSMCEHHLVPFYGVAHVAYIPRNGRVTGLSKLARAVEAVAKRPQLQERITSTVVDAIMEKLEPHGAMVVVEAEHMCMTMRGVKKPGAKTVTQAVRGTLAEDATARAEVLSLIKY, via the coding sequence ATGTCAGAAGTTAATCGTACCCAAATAGAGGAAGCGGTGCGTCTTATATTAGAAGCCGTAGGTGAAGATCCAAATCGTGAGGGTGTGTTGGATACGCCTAAACGAGTAGCGAAAATGTACGAGGAAGTATTCTCAGGATTGAATCAAGATCCAAAAGAATATTTCGAAACAGTATTTAGTGAGGACCATGAAGAAATTGTCCTTGTGAAAGATATTCCATTTTACTCCATGTGTGAACATCACCTTGTTCCTTTTTATGGTGTTGCTCATGTAGCTTATATACCAAGAAATGGTCGTGTGACAGGTTTAAGTAAGCTAGCTCGTGCTGTTGAAGCAGTAGCTAAACGTCCTCAGTTGCAAGAAAGAATTACGTCCACAGTTGTTGACGCGATTATGGAGAAGCTGGAGCCACATGGTGCCATGGTCGTTGTTGAAGCAGAGCATATGTGTATGACGATGCGTGGAGTGAAAAAGCCTGGTGCAAAAACCGTAACCCAAGCAGTCCGAGGAACGCTTGCGGAGGACGCAACCGCAAGAGCTGAGGTACTTTCCCTAATTAAATACTAA